The Vitis vinifera cultivar Pinot Noir 40024 chromosome 18, ASM3070453v1 region ttaaacactaattaaagtcaatctaaacttaaattcttaacacgcatgatcaattattttaacaaactaaaattttaccttaaccaaaaattaaattataaaattacctgagactaaatttctaacctataaaattaaactcataaTCAAATGGATAAGTTGATAACACATAGacaaataaatatgaatgaaacGAAATACGAACTCatggaattaaataattttttattttttatttttaataaacttacgttactaaaataaatttgagcttaacaaacatttttaacactaattaaggcaagtttaaaatataatatttaacacataaaaatcaatcatttcaacaaactaaaattttacttaaacctaaaaccaattcAAATGACCTATGgactttttttatcattttttttttaagaaaaaatgaatttttaactcATAGGTTCAATATtgttaacaaataaatatataaatagatTACAAAGCATTAAATTGATggcaaacaaataaacaaataatcaataattaaGTGAATCAAGACTAAATTGAATAAagaacaaattatatatatatatattcaaagtaaagctacataaaattatgttttctaatCTTTAAACACATGCTGCCATATTTAAAGCAATTCACGCTGGAGCTAGTAATGTTGGTCAAACCACCCAATACAATAATAATttcactaataataataataataataataataatctagaTGTGCATTGTTATTGAAAACACATATAATAACAATTCTAATCTTTAAACTCATGCTGCCATATCCAAACCAATACATCTAGTAAAAGTCAAACCACCCAATGTAATAATAATTCCACTTGAAAAAGTAATCTAGACTTGCACTGTTACTAAAAACccatactaaaaaaaaacaaataacgcACCTAGTTGGCTTACCAAACAACTTGGTGGTGTGTAGCTGCTTTCATTTCTCCAACGGTGCTCGGGAACAATGGCGTGCTGGTTGATGGGAAATGATATTATCTTTCCTCATCCAATACGTTTTCAAGGATGTGCGGATGGATGGGTTGTTGTCCAGATGGTCCATTCGGTGAGTTTAAATGTCGTCTCCCTTCGCTCTGAAAACTCCCTGTCGATCCCTTCAAACAGCCGTATTTATCACGTTCTCAAAAACTCTTCCTTTCGATCCCTTCAAATAGCCCCTCTCattctgtaaaaaaaaaaaaaaaatcttctttttgaTACCCTCTAACAACCCTTCTATCTCTGTAAAACCCTCCCTCTCTTATCCCAAAACGACAACCTagtgatgataaaaaaaatcaacaacagcccgttgataaaaaaaaaaaaaatcagtagcAGCCCGatgatgataaaaaatcatAGCAGCAGCAATCcgctcttcctttttttttttttttttttttctttatggcAGCCTCCTCCACTCTGAAAAACTCCTTCCCGCTCATTTTAAAATGGCACCCTTCCTCCCCTTATTACCGATCACTTCAAATATCCTCCCTCCCACGTTGTCCTCCTctcattttttctcaaaactcTGTCAAACTCCTCTCTCTCAATCAATCCGTGGTTCCTCTCATTAGTCCCGTTGACTCTACCAACATGGAAAAAATCCCTCACCAGTCTAGAGAAAACCAGTAATCTTCCGCATCAGTCCAACATGATTAGAACCCTCTCATTTTGAACCTAGCCTTCATTCCATTCCTATACACACCGAACATCTTCTTTTCACCTGCCAAAATCAGCTTTGGTAAGTTTCTAAACCTTcccatctctctctttcttccctttttcgTATCTGTCTTGGGTTGAATGCTCTTTCAAATCACGGTCGAATCTCCCTTCCATAGAACCATgcaataaaaatagtaaaaacaaaatcatccaattaaatagtaataataataataataataataataataataataataaataaataaataataataaagatgaTTAATCATATACATGTACAAGATaaccaaaatattatttcatgataAAGAAACATAACGTTAGTATCTTATAAtctcctaaaaataaataaataaaagaacaaataaactaaaacccacttaaaacaaaaatcaaacaaatagaaTTCCAGAAGACAAACCTCAGTGTACTAAGCTTAAAGAACTACCCAAGGGattctaagtgggcctaaagtggtgcctaagtggacctaggatGCCTAAGTAGGCCTAGAGTGATAcataagtgggcctaagtgggcttagagTGGGcctaagtgtatctaagtgaacctaggatgcctaagtgagcttaaagtggtgcctaatgggttaGGCAtgtctaatgggcctaaggtgtactaagtgaacctaaggtgcctaagtggtgcctaagtgggcctaagtctaaataGGGCTGCCAAAagtcacaatggggttaggtaaatccctcaaccaaaatctctaaggtggcttagaaaaaatACGCTAcatgagtagcaatgggccaccaCGAAATTACTGTCAAGTATcgaacaaatacctaataggacaCGTGTTAGGagaacaaaatggagggtctacacatcttttctttaaaaatggaGTTACACTAAGGttgtatttcttattttgttctctttaaaaaaaaaccaaaaataagtAACGActcaaactttaaaaaaaaaaaaaaatcagttttttacaataaaaacaaGTCTCACCATCAAGTAGAAACACACATGACAAATGTAGGTTCACAATTATATTTAgacttaaaatataatacaattacTAAATCAACGAATGTTGTAagttttaaaatctttaatcataaaatattcaaagcacaatgaaacaaatagttttcaaaagaaaaaaaatgtttaaaatggaaaatctaACAATAAAGACAATGAAACAAGGTGATATGGTAGGagttaaatagaaaattctttTATCCAtgaatttatagtttatttagtagaaaaaagttcaaaagaaatattGCATACATTAATGGATTAAGTAGATAAAAGGGATTTAAGTAATTTGATATTTATGCTTTAGTTAGataacataaaatagaaatttgatattattagtTTCCATACTGAGTTTAGAAAtctatcaaatggatgttagaTTATCTTTCTTTGAATGCTTATATAAATTAAGTGTATATGGGGCAATCTAAAGGATTTATTGTTATAGGACAAGAACACAAAGTTAGGGATAGATACATTTAGCTAGGTTGGTTTTTAACCAATCCAAGAATCAAATAGGAGTTCATTGGTTTTAACTAAAGtacaacaaatttatttatttactcaaaCTAATCCAACCTAATATCAGTTCGATTCACTTTCGTTAACTCAATTTAGACAAAAATATTAAGtctatatgttttttttccacATTGATCATACAACCAAAATGATCAAATTgttttagataaatttttttttatatacaaataatacaattaaaaattttaaaaataatgtgtaGGAGTTGACCTGTAGGTTATTTGCTTGTTGGGAGTAAGTCAATGAGTAGTATTATTGACATATTGGGTGCTTGTGACTTGAAAttatattatcatcattattaagtCTCAAAGTACAAGGATTTTAAGTTTTGGATCATGCTTATGCCATAAGCAACTTTTAATTTGTAATAAAGCCATACAAGTTAGGCTCCAAGCCTCCAACACCAAACTATAGCACAGCTAAGTTGGCTTTGGATGAGCATAGTTTGACTCACAAAGTCCTAAGATTCTCCACAACACTCCAAAATCCAAGCAATTATATTTATCCCACTCCTCTACTACTTGGGTTTGTTTGCTAGTCCACTTTTGGTAAGTGAACTAGGTTGAATCTTCCATAAGCCAAGTACATAAAGTAGTTTGATCTCTAGTTTCACTGTACTACCAAAATAGAGTAATTCAAGTAAGAAGACTTCTAAAGAGAATAGTCTAGAGGGCTACTACAAATGAGAATAGTCTTTTAAACATATGTAATCGATTGTGCATTACTTAAGTAAGAAGACTTCTAAAGTTGGATAAgttgtttagaatttttaagAGGGAATTTGTAAACATCATAGAATTGATTTTAGAGACATTTACTAAGTTCTATCATGATAataaagtattaaggaaaaacTGTACCACCAAAACCAAGTTGTATTTGTTAATAATACTTACTACATTTCtattaagaaagaaattatcTAGTGGTAGAAGACAAGTTGATCATTTTAGTTTGTGAAGTTTTCACTACCCAAGCTAACATCAAAAGCTATAACAAGACAAATCCCAATAAGGTAAGATAAAAGGCTACATAGAAGGGACATCTTGCTCCTTGTTGAAAACCTCATTCAATTGCAAATCTACTACATCAAGAATGCTCCCTCTTCTATAATTTTCTCATTCCCAATGTACAACACTATTATTATAGTTGCtctacatgttttttttttttttttggttatagCAATAACTTCATTGGTGTGTTAAATTCTCTTATAGGTAATTCCTCAAACATGTTGTCCTCATTGTTGCTATTAAGTCTTGTAGTatgaaactaaaaattaaaattcttgtaattaaaatcaaatggaAGCACAAGAATTAAAAAAAGCAAACACAAGAGAAACACTCAAATCCAATTACAAAGAGtagcatcaaattttccatatctacaaaattcaaatgtttagatttccaaaaatgaaaataataataataataaggttcaTTGAGAGAAGACATACATCTACAAAACATCAAGGTGTAAGGTTAAGAGAGAAGAATTCAATCCATACCTGATATGGAGACATGGAGTCGAACACATTGACTAGATTTGAATAATGGAATTCATCTATGGGAACTTGTGTACCATAAGAGGGTTGGTTTTTGGAGGCACTGGAAGGTGGTCGGAGTAATGGTTGTGGCCATTGAAAGGGCCAATGGTGGTGGGAAGCCATAGTCGCTGGTGAAGAGGAAGGTAGGTGAATTGGAGACTTGGTAAAGAAGATAATGCAAGCTTGATAAAATTTCCTCCatcttttccttctctcttattttcctcactaatttttaaggaaaatagtagaaaaaagattacaatattttctttagtattttcctttatatttttttttctatcatatttttcatgtcacacaaactaaggaaaataactttccacatttttttttcctttcctttacattttctgAAAACTAAAcacaacttttataaataaaaattaagaattacaGTAAGATTGTATATTCTTCCTCTTTCTTCCTGCATTTCTACATCCAATACTCTATTTTACATCATATTTTTACTCCCTTCTTCAATTAGCATTCCTCCCTTTATATAGAGTTATCTTCACACCAATTCATAAGATTAGAAAGATGAATGAACATTGGGGCAAGGTTGGACAACTGGTGGCAGCTATTCAGGGCTAGAAGTCAACTTTTGCTCGACTTTTTGGGCATGGGCAGCAACATGTGGACCCCTCTTTAGCATGAAAATGGCTAGAACATGTTAAGCTCTCTTATTAGATGATGTGTCAACTATAGGGCAATCATAGGGTGGGGAATATATGGCAAttatgcacaaaaaaaaaaaatgaaaaatagaaaaattggtATCCAATTATATAGAAAGACATCTTCCAacatttgatataaataaataaaaattaagagaaaaatattttttttttaaaacatattaaacctaaaatagggacttaataataaaatcaagtaaaaaggtaaaattaaaaccaaatattaaatatgaatatagtttaaatattaaaaatattattatttaggtTTAATCATTGGGTTTGCTAGaggagtttatatatatatatatttctttttttttttttataatcctatgttgatgatattaatgcattgaatttgatgttacctaaaacaaaattatatttcatgtccTCTATTATAAGTGGACAACCATTCCTCATGTTAGATTTTAGATAAAGAACGAATATTGAAGATTGGAGTTGTAAGAAATTAGGAGAtcctaattttaaatatgtaacaAAGTTCTATAATCACTTCAATTCACGTTTAAAAGTAGTATTTCTTTCTAATATGGGAGcaaacttttctttcttttttataaatttcatttgagaatgattttaaaataaataaataaaagccctgctaaatattaaaaaaagacacttataaaaattaatgaggTGGATGGTAAGGTCAAATTCGGGAtagcttcatatttttttgctttaagtgaaaattaaagtaataatttttaagatgttgtaaaatttttattaaacataaaagaaCTTCTTGtgtaaacaaaaatagaattatagAATTCTTATAAGAAATAACATTTGTATGACTTCTATgtgaaaccttttttttaactcttaaaaGTCCATCCAAATAAgattaaaacatatttgaaaatcatttttaaaaatccaaaaatgacttaaaaataatttctgaactttttttaaatttacatttaaatactaaatgattcttttaaaaatcatttataatgtcaaaatatttttttatggataaaaatattacaaataaaaaacgtTTTAATCacaactaatttatttttaattcatgaaatttcatttattgttatttattttttgggatttaattctttacaattatttttgagTGTTTATAAAGTATAATTAGGTTATGCCCAAATTTATTCCTTTAACTCTATCCATCAGATATAAGTAGCGTGAAATTTTGGCCCGTCTCCACATTTCTTCGCTTCTGACATTGACATGCACTGCTTCGTGAACTCCAAACACAACGGCTAAGGATCGAAGAAAATGAGACAATGGtcaatgaataatttattaatttatttcttaatttaatagCATTGAAATGTCAACTGGAACAAAATGAAAGCTTAATTTAATACCACTCATGACAACTTTCCTGCCAACTTAACATATTGACTTGGACTTGGAGGGTTCGGTCAATTGCGGCAGCTTAGTTAATTGTTAGTGTCTTTTCTGTAAACCATAAATTTAAATGATCAACTCCTACGTTTTAATTTAGAAAAGCCAGTGATTTGTTTTTACTAGTTATTTGAATTTAAGGAAGGAGGAAAGGGTTtactttaatataaaataaaaaaaataaaaaataaaaaatgagagttgaaaagtaattaaatcactaaaaaaaaaaacagatttgGAGTTCTTTCGGTGTGGGGTTAGACTCAATTTGTACTCATGCAATGGAAatggacaatttttttttttccttttcctttatctTGGTGTAGAtcttgtaatattttataaaaatataaactatatgccaattattttaactttaggAAAAAACACttattctaatttaaaataagtaaataaaaaaagaactgATTTTATCTCAATTGTATAAGACTTCAGAAAAATTAtcttatttgcaaaatattttcagatgtaaaagtaaaaattaaacaaaccaTTTGATGATCTTTTTCATAAGTATCCATTTAGATCATactctaatttaaaaatattagaataaatCAATTACTCTAAactatatcatttataatttttttgattatTAATATGCCTTCCAAGGAATtggaataaaatatggataattaaaaaatgtcaaCTATCCCATTTCTAACTTTTCTAATACGACATGATATTTTATCATGTTGAATGAAGTGGGTATGGCCAAAAATTGTCAACACAATAGATAAAGATATATCTATTGTGGACATGGCATTCAGAGGCTTCTTAACATTGTATTGGGCTATTtaatgagttgttcatattgaaattaattaaggtTGAAACAGGAACACAACATCTTTATAGATTTTTAACAATCCAagaaattgacattaataatcCCAAATACAATATTCTGCTACTTaacattattctttttatcttaATTGAAGAGGAATACTAACTTAgtcaaatagaaaataaatcacGAAAGcttaataatacaaatattcaGTGAAATCTTTGGCATGTTATTTCTTTGCAGCTTCAACATGGTGGCATGTCGGATGGAGGAGGCAGCATTTGAGCTTCTGGGTGTTTACCATTTTTCACTATGAACGCAGTTTCCATGCCCCAAGTCAGATGGCGTTCTACATGGCAGTGCATGAACCATACTCCTGCAACAGAGAAAATATACCAACATTACACCTAACTTAATtgtaatattaagaaaaattatttcattggtATGCAGGTTGGCAATTTCAagggtttttttctttaatagagGACATGAATTCTTGTAACATACCAGGATTGGATGCCTCGAATCTGATTGCAACCCAACCTTTCGAAGGAACAGAAATGGTATTCTGAAGAGGAGGATCCACCAGATTATAGCGCAAAGGGTCCCTATTTCCATCGAAATTCCCAAATCCCCATCCAACAACATAGAAACTGTATCCATGGAGATGCATGGGGTGATGTGTCTCTGCAAGCACGGCTGTCCCTTGAAAAATAATCTCCACTGTGGAGTTATACTCGAGCACCCTTACTTCTGTTCCGCTACTCGGCAACTGATAGGTTAATGGAAGATAATCATATGTAAAATCGAACACAAATGATGGAAAGCTAGGAAAGTTATTTCCATATACACCACTGATGTTAAAATAGTAAGCTTCCAATATGTCAATTGTAGGCAAATCGAAGGTTATGTTGTTTATACTTGAGGAGAACCGCGTCCCATTGGGCCCTGCACATGAATCATTGACGCATGGGTACGAGTTCATAGAAAGAATGTAAAACAGGTTAGTGCTCGTGCTCAATGGGACATTGCAAGGATGTTCCGCATCTGCTAAGCTTCGGAGGCCGGCCATGACCTGAACCGAtgcatttgtgtcattgtatgcAGGAAGATAAGGCAAGGAGGGAGGTGAAGATGGAGTGTAGTATCCCCTGTACTGTACAATAGCTGTGGTGGTTGTGTTATCATAAAAGTTTTGATATTGAGGGGCAACAGAATAAGTTATAGCCGCCATGTAATATTGATCTGGGCGTTGGTTAGCTTCTAGTAAGACATCGTAGGTTTGGCCAGGAAATATTGTGATATAATCTCGTGTCAATGGTTTCGTGTAGCTACCATCTGTTCCAACCACTGTCATTTTATGCTTGTCAATGGCAAAGAAAAGAGCCTCGTGCAAGGCAGCATTGATTATGCGAAGTAGATATGTCTTTCCATGATCCACCGTTAGCTTGAATGTGCCTGCAATTAGAAAGGGAAAGTTGTATACTTATGACtagccaaaagaaaaagaaaaaatttccaTGAGGATCCACCAATTATGAAGTGATTGATTGATTAAGGGTGTAAATTTGGCTCCatagttcaaaattatatttggacTAGATGTGTTAAATCATAGCTCTATCATCCTTATAGCTATATTCCTCTTTCTTAGCATTAAGCTTTAAATATGTTGATGTtaataagaaaaagtaatatggttaacatataagaaaatgaaatcatgtacaattttaaaatggaaagtTAATCTTTGTACTTGATTTTGAGCATGGATATAGATCACCGGGTTGTCCATTTATCAATAAAGCATCAGAGGGGTCGGGGTCGCCTCCGGTTGCAAGCCCTTCATCTCGAACCGTATTCACATCACTCTTCCACCATTCTCCTGCATGTCAACAACTCCAGTAATTTTAGATTTTGCTTTGTTGGTTCATTCATAATATGTAAATTAACCTTTAAAAATAACAACACTTATACCTAATATGATGGGGACTTCTGCGTAAGGTTTGTGAAAAGGATACTTGGTTCCATTCTTGGGATAGATGATTATAGCTCCATGAACAGTGGCTCGGGTCCAATCACTGTGAGCATGCCACCATAAAGTGCCTTCCTCAGTGGAAAGGATGATCTTCTGGGTAAACTTTGACCCTGGCTGAATTGGGCATTGTGTGATATACTCGGGACCATCCGTCCATGGATATCTAGGCATGGTCACCCCATGCCTACAAAACCATAACTATACGTTAAAACTAGTACTAATTTTCAAAGTAACAAAATATAGCATGCAACAAACATCAACTGTATCTCAATGGAACTGAAGCAAATAACCCTAaagtattgttttaaatttgactttattttcAAAGCAATATATTGCGGCCCCCTcttagaaataaaagaatgtaAGCCATGTCTTTCTCTGTGACACACACAGGACCTACCAGTGAATGGTGAcgttttcttttcctctgttATAAACGTCGACAATGATTGTCTCTCCTTTCATAGCATATATAGTTGGTCCCGGAAATTGTCCATTTACTGTTAAGATGTT contains the following coding sequences:
- the LOC100266290 gene encoding laccase-14 → MWLIMKVFLLQILAFLVFGGGIHCQASTRRLTFVVREASYTRLCSAKNILTVNGQFPGPTIYAMKGETIIVDVYNRGKENVTIHWHGVTMPRYPWTDGPEYITQCPIQPGSKFTQKIILSTEEGTLWWHAHSDWTRATVHGAIIIYPKNGTKYPFHKPYAEVPIILGEWWKSDVNTVRDEGLATGGDPDPSDALLINGQPGDLYPCSKSSTFKLTVDHGKTYLLRIINAALHEALFFAIDKHKMTVVGTDGSYTKPLTRDYITIFPGQTYDVLLEANQRPDQYYMAAITYSVAPQYQNFYDNTTTTAIVQYRGYYTPSSPPSLPYLPAYNDTNASVQVMAGLRSLADAEHPCNVPLSTSTNLFYILSMNSYPCVNDSCAGPNGTRFSSSINNITFDLPTIDILEAYYFNISGVYGNNFPSFPSFVFDFTYDYLPLTYQLPSSGTEVRVLEYNSTVEIIFQGTAVLAETHHPMHLHGYSFYVVGWGFGNFDGNRDPLRYNLVDPPLQNTISVPSKGWVAIRFEASNPGVWFMHCHVERHLTWGMETAFIVKNGKHPEAQMLPPPSDMPPC